In Mugil cephalus isolate CIBA_MC_2020 chromosome 20, CIBA_Mcephalus_1.1, whole genome shotgun sequence, the following are encoded in one genomic region:
- the LOC124997292 gene encoding pyrroline-5-carboxylate reductase 1, mitochondrial-like isoform X2: MSVGFIGAGQLAHALVKGFTAAGVIAIHKITASSPDTDLPTVQQLRKLGVNFTTSNKETVSKSDVLFLAVKPHIIPFVLDEIGPDIEDRHLIVSCSAGVTISSIEKKLQQYRTTPKVMRCMTNTPVGVREGATVYATGTHAQVDDGKLLEQLMASVGYCTEVEEDLIDAVTGLSGSGPAYAFTAVDALADGGVKMGLPRRLAVRLGAQALMGAARMLLDSDQHPGQLKDNVCSPGGATIHALHVMESGGFRSLLIDAVEASCVRTRELQCLADQEKISPTAIKKTTLDKVLQQPGVTAEAVGVRSRGINIFNTSKSKPKKN; the protein is encoded by the exons ATGAGTGTGGGTTTCATAGGAGCGGGCCAGCTGGCCCACGCTCTGGTCAAAGGCTTCACAGCTGCAG GTGTGATTGCCATCCACAAAATTACAGCCAGTTCGCCTGATACCGATCTCCCCACAGTACAGCAACTTCGG AAATTAGGTGTGAATTTCACCACCAGCAACAAGGAGACAGTGAGCAAAagtgatgttctttttctggctGTGAAGCCCCACATCATTCCTTTTGTGCTTGATGAAATTGGACCAGATATTGAAGACCGTCACCTTATTGTTTCCTGTTCTGCGGGTGTCACTATAAGCTCCATAGAAAAG AAGTTGCAGCAATATCGCACTACCCCAAAGGTAATGCGTTGTATGACTAACACTCCAGTGGGGGTGCGTGAAGGGGCCACTGTCTATGCTACAGGCACCCATGCTCAGGTAGATGATGGTAAGCTCCTGGAACAGCTGATGGCCAGTGTTGGCTACTGTACTGAAGTTGAAGAGGATCTCATTGATGCTGTCACTGGCCTGAGCGGCAGTGGCCCTGCTTAT GCATTCACAGCTGTAGATGCTCTTGCTGATGGTGGAGTGAAAATGGGCCTGCCCAGGAGATTGGCTGTACGCCTTGGAGCCCAAGCCCTGATG GGTGCTGCTCGAATGTTGTTGGACTCAGATCAACACCCTGGGCAGCTCAAGGATAATGTGTGTTCACCAGGGGGCGCTACTATCCACGCACTACATGTCATGGAGAGTGGTGGCTTCCGCAGCCTTCTAATTGATGCTGTAGAAGCCTCTTGTGTTAGGACTAG GGAACTTCAGTGTTTGGCTGATCAAGAGAAGATCTCCCCCACTGCCATAAAGAAGACAACTTTGGACAAAGTGCTGCAACAGCCAGGAGTCACTGCAGAAGCTGTTGGAGTCAGATCTCGTGGAATCAATATCTTCAATACCAGTAAATCCAAGCCCAAGaagaactga
- the syngr2a gene encoding synaptogyrin-2a: MQSSAYGVSLAGGAFDLQNFVAQPQTILRFLSWIFSIVVFATITAEGYNNIHQESVTRCIFNGNDSACSFGVGIGILAFLACVAFLVLDAYFPQISNAKERKYIVLGDLFFSVAWTFLWFICFCVLANQWSHTTATSIIAVPAQAVVTFSFFSIITWGLLSYFAYGRYRIGVSAFDQEYRDPANDNITPYPPTPYSSSSGPEGYQQSPFSHNQQHPGEYQPPTY, from the exons ATGCAGAGCAGTGCGTACGGGGTGTCTCTGGCCGGTGGCGCCTTTGATTTACAGAACTTTGTGGCACAGCCTCAGACTATCCTGCGCTTCCTGAGCTGG atattttCCATTGTGGTTTTTGCCACAATTACAGCAGAAGGCTACAATAACATACATCAAGAGTCAGTGACCAGGTGCATATTCAATGGAAATGACAGCGCCTGCAGCTTCGGTGTGGGTATTGGAATCCTGGCCTTTTTGGCTTGTGTGGCGTTTCTCGTACTGGATGCCTACTTCCCACAGATCAGCAATGCTAAGGAGAGAAAATATATTGTTCTAGGAGATTTGTTCTTCTCAG TGGCCTGGACATTTTTGTGGTTTATTTGCTTCTGTGTCCTGGCCAACCAGTGGTCCCATACCACTGCAACCTCTATCATAGCTGTTCCTGCTCAGGCTGTTGtcaccttctccttcttctcaaTCATCACCTGG GGtcttttgtcatattttgcaTATGGAAGGTATCGCATTGGAGTGAGTGCCTTTGACCAGGAGTACAGAGACCCAGCCAACGACAACATTACCCCATACCCTCCCACCCCATACTCCAGCAGCAGTGGCCCCGAGGGCTACCAGCAATCCCCTTTCTCCCACAACCAGCAGCACCCAGGAGAGTACCAGCCACCAACTTACTGA
- the LOC124997292 gene encoding pyrroline-5-carboxylate reductase 1, mitochondrial-like isoform X1, which translates to MQSHVDSVVMYSLFSALHTESMSVGFIGAGQLAHALVKGFTAAGVIAIHKITASSPDTDLPTVQQLRKLGVNFTTSNKETVSKSDVLFLAVKPHIIPFVLDEIGPDIEDRHLIVSCSAGVTISSIEKKLQQYRTTPKVMRCMTNTPVGVREGATVYATGTHAQVDDGKLLEQLMASVGYCTEVEEDLIDAVTGLSGSGPAYAFTAVDALADGGVKMGLPRRLAVRLGAQALMGAARMLLDSDQHPGQLKDNVCSPGGATIHALHVMESGGFRSLLIDAVEASCVRTRELQCLADQEKISPTAIKKTTLDKVLQQPGVTAEAVGVRSRGINIFNTSKSKPKKN; encoded by the exons ATGCAGAGCCACGTTGACAGTGTGGTAATGTACAG TCTGTTTTCAGCTCTTCATACAGAGAGCATGAGTGTGGGTTTCATAGGAGCGGGCCAGCTGGCCCACGCTCTGGTCAAAGGCTTCACAGCTGCAG GTGTGATTGCCATCCACAAAATTACAGCCAGTTCGCCTGATACCGATCTCCCCACAGTACAGCAACTTCGG AAATTAGGTGTGAATTTCACCACCAGCAACAAGGAGACAGTGAGCAAAagtgatgttctttttctggctGTGAAGCCCCACATCATTCCTTTTGTGCTTGATGAAATTGGACCAGATATTGAAGACCGTCACCTTATTGTTTCCTGTTCTGCGGGTGTCACTATAAGCTCCATAGAAAAG AAGTTGCAGCAATATCGCACTACCCCAAAGGTAATGCGTTGTATGACTAACACTCCAGTGGGGGTGCGTGAAGGGGCCACTGTCTATGCTACAGGCACCCATGCTCAGGTAGATGATGGTAAGCTCCTGGAACAGCTGATGGCCAGTGTTGGCTACTGTACTGAAGTTGAAGAGGATCTCATTGATGCTGTCACTGGCCTGAGCGGCAGTGGCCCTGCTTAT GCATTCACAGCTGTAGATGCTCTTGCTGATGGTGGAGTGAAAATGGGCCTGCCCAGGAGATTGGCTGTACGCCTTGGAGCCCAAGCCCTGATG GGTGCTGCTCGAATGTTGTTGGACTCAGATCAACACCCTGGGCAGCTCAAGGATAATGTGTGTTCACCAGGGGGCGCTACTATCCACGCACTACATGTCATGGAGAGTGGTGGCTTCCGCAGCCTTCTAATTGATGCTGTAGAAGCCTCTTGTGTTAGGACTAG GGAACTTCAGTGTTTGGCTGATCAAGAGAAGATCTCCCCCACTGCCATAAAGAAGACAACTTTGGACAAAGTGCTGCAACAGCCAGGAGTCACTGCAGAAGCTGTTGGAGTCAGATCTCGTGGAATCAATATCTTCAATACCAGTAAATCCAAGCCCAAGaagaactga
- the LOC124997905 gene encoding myeloid-associated differentiation marker-like protein 2, which translates to MDHQGGHYLNKEAVLSPLGAARMCQLLLGCTILALVSHNAGYSANYGTFCMFAWCFCFIITMVVFTLDITQLHTCMPISWDNFTVAYAMLATLLYVTASVVYPVYFLQAECSNEGCEVQIYRITVTVCSSVCCFPYGAEVFLTRAKPGAVVGYMATVSGLLKVVQGFVACIIFGALANDSEYTHYIATQYCVVVYSLCFSVTTLVVIITVSGRTSALRIPFDRFVIIYTFFAAVLYLSTALIWPIFSFDKKYGTTTRPEDCPRGNCPWDSKLVVAVFTNVNLVMYFVDLVYSQRIRFVSSSAV; encoded by the coding sequence ATGGATCATCAAGGAGGACACTACCTCAACAAAGAAGCTGTGCTATCACCTTTGGGTGCAGCCCGAATGTGCCAGCTACTACTTGGCTGCACCATATTGGCCCTGGTTTCCCACAATGCAGGCTACAGCGCTAATTATGGAACTTTCTGCATGTTTGCTTGGTGCTTCTGCTTCATTATCACAATGGTTGTGTTCACCTTGGATATTACACAGCTCCACACTTGCATGCCAATTTCCTGGGATAACTTCACTGTGGCCTATGCCATGCTGGCGACACTCCTGTACGTCACTGCCTCTGTGGTCTACCCTGTTTACTTCCTCCAAGCAGAGTGCTCTAATGAGGGCTGTGAAGTCCAAATCTACCgcatcactgtcactgtctgctCCAGTGTCTGCTGCTTCCCCTATGGAGCGGAAGTGTTCCTAACGCGAGCCAAACCAGGAGCTGTGGTGGGTTACATGGCCACTGTGTCAGGTCTACTCAAGGTGGTCCAGGGTTTTGTGGCGTGCATCATTTTTGGGGCCCTGGCTAATGACAGTGAGTACACTCACTATATTGCCACTCAGTACTGCGTAGTGGTCTACAGCCTGTGCTTCTCTGTTACTACACTTGTAGTCATAATAACAGTCTCCGGTAGGACCTCAGCCCTGCGGATCCCATTTGATCGGTTTGTGATTATCTACACATTTTTTGCTGCTGTCCTCTACCTCAGCACTGCACTTATCTGGCCCATCTTCAGTTTTGATAAGAAGTATGGCACCACTACCCGTCCTGAGGACTGCCCACGTGGAAATTGTCCCTGGGATAGTAAGCTGGTGGTGGCAGTGTTTACCAACGTCAACCTGgtgatgtattttgttgatCTCGTTTACTCCCAGAGAATTCGCTTTGTCTCCAGCTCTGCCGTGTAA